From Elephas maximus indicus isolate mEleMax1 chromosome 1, mEleMax1 primary haplotype, whole genome shotgun sequence, a single genomic window includes:
- the B4GALT4 gene encoding beta-1,4-galactosyltransferase 4, giving the protein MGFNLTFHLSYRVRLLLLFTLCLTVVGWATSNYFVDAIQEIPKATDFMANFNKATVLEKEETLTDKAPVKKADVKNCPSMSPYLIGRSKLVFKADLTLEEVQAENPRVHRGRYHPEECKASQRVAILIPHRNREKHLLYLLEHLHPFLQRQQMDYGIYVIHQAGSKKFNRAKLLNVGYLEALKEENWDCFIFHDVDLVPEHDFNLYKCENQPKHLVVGRNSTGYRLRYKGYFGGVTALTREQFFKVNGFSNNYWGWGGEDDDLRLRVELHRMKIFRPAPEVGKYTMVFHNRDRGNEVNIERMKLLHQVSRVWKTDGLSSCSYKLLSVEHKPLYINITVDFWSSP; this is encoded by the exons ATGGGCTTCAACTTGACTTTCCACCTTTCCTACAGAGTCCGATTACTGTTGCTTTTTACCTTGTGCCTGACGGTGGTTGGGTGGGCCACCAGTAACTACTTCGTGGATGCTATTCAAGAGATTCCTAAAGCAACTGATTTCATGGCTAATTTCAACAAGGCCACAGTTTTGGAGAAAGAAGAAACTCTGACTGATAAAGCACCTGTGAAAAAAGCAGACGTCAAAAACTGTCCTTCTATGTCCCCATACCTCA TCGGCCGGAGCAAGCTCGTTTTCAAAGCAGATCTcactttggaagaagtacaggcagaaaaTCCCAGAGTGCACCGGGGCCGCTATCACCCTGAGGAGTGCAAGGCTTCGCAGCGGGTCGCCATCCTCATCCCACACCGCAACAGAGAGAAACACCTGCTGTACCTGCTAGAGCATCTCCATCCCTTCCTGCAGAGGCAGCAGATGGATTATGGCATCTATGTCATCCACCAG GCTGGAAGTAAAAAGTTTAATCGAGCCAAACTCCTGAATGTGGGCTACCTAGAAGCTCTCAAGGAAGAAAATTGGGACTGTTTTATATTCCATGATGTGGACCTGGTGCCCGAGCATGACTTTAACCTTTACAAGTGTGAGAATCAGCCAAAGCACCTGGTGGTTGGCAGGAACAGCACGGGGTACAG GTTACGTTACAAAGGATATTTCGGGGGTGTTACTGCCCTAACCAGAGAGCAGTTTTTCAAGGTGAATGGATTCTCTAACAACTACTGGGGATGGGGAGGCGAAGACGATGACCTCAGACTCAG GGTTGAGCTCCATAGAATGAAAATATTCCGGCCAGCACCTGAAGTAGGCAAATATACAATGGTTTTCCATAATAGAGACAGAGGCAATGAGGTGAACATAGAAAG GATGAAGCTCTTACATCAGGTGTCACGAGTTTGGAAAACAGATGGCTTGTCTAGTTGTTCTTATAAATTACTGTCTGTGGAACACAAACCTTTGTATATCAACATCACGGTGGATTTCTGGTCTAGTCCATGA